From the Lathyrus oleraceus cultivar Zhongwan6 chromosome 4, CAAS_Psat_ZW6_1.0, whole genome shotgun sequence genome, one window contains:
- the LOC127135421 gene encoding zinc-finger homeodomain protein 2, whose amino-acid sequence MVIASNDDEENLMNVQSHTKTEYKECRKNHAFKIGCYAIDGCCEFLPAGTEGTVEFFKCAACGCHRNFHRKETIVVTVEQALSPLNINRFPQPTPISTVFQTSTGYVHVNGPPRGAIIYPALPSAVVHGREHLSREKIEDNVCVVESINGDGEGSSNSKKRFRTKFTHEQRKKMFDFAVKSGWKIPKKDENLVEEFCNEIGVKCQILKVWMNNNKYTLGERH is encoded by the coding sequence ATGGTTATCGCTAGTAATGATGACGAAGAAAATCTAATGAATGTTCAAAGCCATACTAAAACTGAGTATAAAGAATGCAGAAAGAATCACGCTTTCAAAATTGGATGCTACGCCATTGATGGTTGTTGCGAGTTTTTGCCGGCAGGAACTGAAGGTACTGTCGAATTTTTCAAATGTGCTGCTTGTGGCTGTCATAGAAATTTTCACCGTAAAGAAACTATTGTTGTTACTGTAGAGCAGGCTTTATCCCCTCTTAACATCAACCGTTTTCCTCAACCGACTCCCATTTCAACCGTTTTTCAAACTTCGACTGGTTACGTTCATGTTAATGGGCCGCCGAGGGGAGCCATTATTTATCCTGCTTTGCCTTCTGCCGTTGTGCATGGTAGAGAGCACTTGTCGAGGGAGAAGATTGAAGATAATGTTTGTGTTGTTGAATCCATCAATGGTGACGGAGAAGGATCGTCAAACTCAAAGAAGAGGTTCAGGACTAAATTTACTCATGAACAAAGAAAAAAGATGTTTGATTTTGCAGTGAAATCGGGTTGGAAGATTCCTAAGAAAGATGAGAATCTTGTGGAGGAATTTTGTAATGAAATTGGGGTGAAATGTCAAATTTTGAAGGTCTGGATGAATAATAACAAATACACCCTAGGGGAAAGGCactaa